The window CCGATGGCACTAAGCTAGCGGCTGTAGATGGTCTAGATAATAACGGCTACATCTACACCTCCACTGACTCTGGCGCCAGCTGGACAGAACAAACTAGTGCTGGTCAACGAAACTGGAACTCCATAACCAGCTCGGCTGATGGCACTAAGCTAGCCGCTGTAGATAATGATAACGGTAATGGCGGCTACATCTACACATCCACCGACTCTGGCGTTAGCTGGAATGAACAAACCGCGGCTGGCTCCAGAGACTGGCAATCCATCACCAGCTCGGCTGATGGCACTAAGCTCGCAGCTGTAGATAATAATAACGGCTACATCTACACCTCCACCGACTCTGGCGCCAGCTGGACCGAGCAAACTAGCTCTGGCCAACGAACCTGGGCATCCATAATCAGCTCGGCTGATGGCACTAAGCTAGCAGCTGTAGCTGGTGGCTTTGGTGATGACGGCTACATCTACACCTCCACCGACTCTGGCGCCAGCTGGACAGAACAAACTAGCGCTGGTCAACGAGGCTGGTACTCTATAGCCAGCTCGGGTGATGGCACTAAGCTAGCCGCTGTAGATAGTAATAACGGCTACATCTACACCTCCACCGATTCTGGCGCAAGCTGGACTGAGCAAACTAGTGCTGGTAGTAGGCTGTGGATTTCGGTTGCTAGCTCTAGCGCTGGAGATAAGCTAGTAGCATTAGCTCATTTTGGCAACATCTACACCGGCACCATAGAACAAAGAAGTAGTTGACCCACCAGAACCTCCAACTCCTCCAACCTCCAACACCTCCAACCTCACCACTCCCTCTAGCCCTATCTCAGCCTTCTCTCTCCGCCCAGTCTCTATCTCTACTCCCACAGGTACTAACATAACCTCTAGCTCTACAGTCCCAGAATCTAGCCTAGTAACTCAAGACCCTAACAACCAATACCCACTAGGTCTAGTAAACTTTAGCTTTACTACTAACCAAAGCTCTAACCAAGTAGTCCTAACCTTCATAACTAATCTAACCCCAAACCAAGTAACACCTAAAAAGTATAACCCCAGTACTAATACCTACACTAACTTACCAACTTCTGCTAATGCTGTAGTGAGTGAAACTACCATCGATGGTAAACATGCTCTAACCCTAACCTATACCATCATAGACAATGGTGAACTAGACCTAGACCCTACAGCTGGTACTATCTCTGACCCAGTTGGTCTAGCGGTATCTAACTCTACCTATGACCAATTAGCAAGTACGGGGGAGAATACTCAACCAATACTACTAACGGCTGTGTTACTGCTAGTGAGTGGCATGATTATGATTGCTGGAGTTTTATGGGCATTTAGCAGAAGGAAGATACATATCCAAGGGGGAAGGTAATAACTGTGAGAAATTCAAGACTTATTAAATTAACTGCACTAACTAGACTAGCTAGCCTTACAAAAAACACTAACTACTTATTACTATCCGTACTAATAACCCTAACTTCACTACTGCCCATACTACTACCAGCTACAGCAACAGCTGCACCATCCACTCCACCAGACTCTTGTTTTAGTTTTAATAGTGGCACTCAAACAATAGAGGATTATTATGATTACGAAGCCAACAACAATTCTAACCCTGCTTGCACCAGAGAAGTGATTATACCCAGCGCGATTGGCGGCAATCTCGTTACTACTATTGGTTACGAGGCATTCTCTCAAAACCAACTCACCAGCGTCACCATCCCAAACTCCGTAACCTCTATTAGTGGCGAAGCTTTTAGTAGTAATCAACTCACCAGCATAACTATCCCTAACTCAGTCACTACTATTGGTTATTCTGCTTTCGCTGACAACCAACTCACCAGTGTTGTAATACCTAACTCCGTGACTTCTATTGGTTCCGGTACCTTCCGCGACAACCAACTCACCAGTGTCACGATTGAGGGTAGTATTACAACAGCAGGGGGTAATGAATTTAGTAGTAACCCTATCCAAACCTTCACTTACGGCCTAGATACCTATACATCTTCAGACCCCCTAACAGAAGATTGTTTTGCCTTTGATGGCAGTAATATAATAACTGGCTTTAACAAAGCAGATATAGCTACAATTAGAGACCACAGTAATGCTTGCTTAAACCCTAATGTAAATATACCTAGTACAATAGGCGGTAATTCTGTGACTACTATTGGTAACGAGGTTTTTATGTTAAGTCAAATCTCCAATGTCAATATACCAAATTCTGTTACAAGCATAGGTTTTGCAGCATTTGTCGGAAATAGACTCACCAGTGTTACTTTTCCTAACACGCTTTCTACTATTGGTGGATATGCTTTTAATCATAACCAAATTACTGAGGTAACTATTCCAGACTCAGTTACTACATTAGGCTTACTTGCATTTGATCTTCAAACTAAACCAGGCGGAACAAGCTTGATGGATCTGCAAATGAGTGGACTTGACCCTCAAGTCACTCAAGCCTTTATTGACAGCGTAATCTACACCAACATCTATGCCAGCCCTAGCCAAGTAACAGCTCTAAGTCTAGCTGATTCAGAATTGACCGAAGCAGATATTATGAGCGAAGATATCAACGCCGACGGCGACCAAACAGACATAATCTCTGGCCAACTCATCAACCCAAGTAGAGTAACCGCCACCTACAAAGACACAAACGGTAATACTATTGCCCCCAGCACTACAGCTACCGGCACAGGTTTGTCTTCCTACCTAGCAGTAGATAACCCAACCAATGATCTAGGCCTGTACTACCGAGCTGGTGGTAGCTACACTGTACCAACCGCCCCTACCATTGCTGGCTACACTATCCAAACTACTCCAAGTAACATAGCTAGCCTATCTGCTGGAGACAATCAAATCAACTATATCTATACAGCTAACAGCAACAATGAAGACAACACACTTTCCACACCTCTCTCCAACAACACCACCAGCTACCTAGTCTTGCCAGATGATGTAACTAACCCTAGCTTTACTACTACACCAACTAACACTATCCCTAGTGACACAGCCTATTCCTTCCCAACTAGTCTAGTATCCTTTCAATTTGATACCACACCTGGATCAACTAAAGCTATAACCCTATACTTTGATCTTCCTGGTAACCCATCAGACTACACAGCCAGAAAGTATGACACCAATAACCATAGCTTTAGTACTATAACCTCAGCCACCATAACCAGAGAAACCTATAACAACAAATCTCTACTAAAACTAACCTACAACATCACCGATGGAGGTCTACTAGACCAAGACCACACAATCAACGGAACCATCATAGATCCAGTAGGTTTAGCTACTAACACAGTTGGTGCACCACAGACTGGAGTGGAGCGCTGGGGGAGTGGTTGGGTTGAGGATGCACTGGATGGAATTGTGGCATTTGGTATTGGTCTATGGAAACAGAGGACTGCTTTAGGTTGGTTTTGAGTAATATTGATAATTTCTGTTATATTTCAGCCAAGTTTCAGTCAAAGTCGGCTATACTATAGGTAATGGTTTTGATTATTCTGCTTGTATTATTCATATTTTCTGCCTTGGTGATTGCGCATGAGTGGGGGCACTTTATTGTAGCGCGCCGCAATGGGATTAGGGTACATGAGTTTGGCATTGGTTTTCCGCCTAAGCTTTGGGGGAAGAAAAAAGGTGAAACCCTCTATACGATTAATTTACTACCATTGGGTGGCTTTGTGCGCTTGGAAGGAGAAGACAATGAGTCGAAGGGGCCAAAAAGCTTTGCCTCGAAATCGCTCTGGGTAAAAACCAAGGTGCTGATGGCTGGTGTGGCAATGAATGCCCTGATTGCCTACGTTATTTTTGTTTATTTAGCGGCTACTGGTATTCCGCAAATTTTTCCATTTGAGATGCCAAATTTTGGCTTCGTACAACCAATTCAGGCTGAGGCGCCAAAGTTAGTGATCTTTCAAGTGGGCGAAGGCTCGGCTGCAGAATCGGCCGGCTTGAGCACTGGTGATACACTAGTTTCTTTAAACGGTAGAAGCTTTACAAATGAGTCCGACCTAAAAGCTTACACCACAGAGATTAAGGGCCAGAAAGCTACAGTGGTATTTATTCAGGCTGGTGAGCAAAAAACTCGTGAAGTTACACTTGGGGCCGATGCCGATAAGGGGGTGTTGGGCGTAGTAGCACTACCGCAGGCGAAGGAAAAATATACCTGGTATGCGGCACCGTTTGCGGCCATTGGGTTGATGTGGCAGTCGCTGGTGGCTACAGTGGTGGCATTTTTGGGAGCCATCTGGACACTGATTTCTCGTGCTACGGTAGCTGAAACGGTGACTGGGCCGGTGGGTGTAACGGCAGTTTTTGGGCAAGTGGTAAAATTTGGCCTCGATTATGTTTTGGTGCTGGTGGCTTCAATATCTATTTCGCTAGCGGTTATTAATGCCCTGCCATTACCAGCTTTGGATGGCGGTAGATTATTCTTGTTGGTACTTCGACGCATAGGAATTCCGATAAGTGAAAAACAAGAAGGCTGGGTGCATTTAGCCGGATTTGCTCTACTAATTATTTTTGGCATAATTATTGCTATTTCAGATATAACAAGATTTTTTTAAGGCAAAGTGATGCGTATTAGGGTGCTTCCAAGTCGTGTGACGGCATGGCGCGAATCTGTTCCATTTGACGCAAGGGATGCTTTGGCAGCTCTGAGTCTGCCGATAATCTTACCGGTTTTAGCATATTTAACGATAGAATTTTGGTATAAACTAGGATTTTTGCCGAGCTGGATTCAACCAATACTGGGTGGGTCACCAATCGCCTTAGCGCTTCAGTATGCGTTAACCCTAGTGACTGAAATCATCATCTTGCTAGTGTTAGTAAAAAAACGTGGGGCAGGAAAGCTGGGGCTTGGGCTACGTAGAACGAGTGATGTTTGGTATTTGGTAGCTTTTGGTCTGTATTTTGCTCAAATAGCTTTAATAATAGCAATTTTTGCAGTGGTTAATGTATTGCTACCAGGCGTAGATACTGAACAGGAGCAGGCAGTTTTTGAGTTTGGTAGGAATGGCTGGGGATTTTGGCTGGCTGCTATTAGCTCGGTGGTGATTGCACCAATAATTGAAGAATTACTTTTTCGTGGTATTTTGTTTGCTGGCTTGGCTCGCCGTTGGCCGGTGTGGCTGGCGGCAGTTTTATCATCATTAGCATTTGCTCTTTTGCATGGGCAAGTTAATGTTGGGATTTACACCTTTATATTAGGAATGTTGTTGAGTTGGTGCTATGTGCGATCGGGTAGCTTGTATCCTGGTATGTTAGTTCATTTTTTAAATAATCTCGTGGCATTTGCGTTATTAACACAAGCCTCTGGGTAATTAAGCTAAAAGATCTGACTCCTCTAGTAACAGGTCGTTACTCCTGATAAACTAAGAGTAATGAAATTGCCGAGAGTCCGTCTACCAGAGTTTATAGGACGGCTGTCTCACGATATTGGTATCGATTTGGGGACAGCTAATACTTTGGTTTATCTGCGCGGTAAAGGCATTATTATTGATGAGCCAAGTGTGGTGGCGGTAAATAATAAAACGCGTCAGATTCTTGCGATTGGTGATGAGGCGAAGCGGATGGTTGGCAAAACTCCAGCTAATATTGTTGCCTCGCGTCCGTTGGTGGATGGGGTGGTGTCAGATTTTGAGGTGACTGAGCAGATGCTTAAGTATTTTATAAATAAAGTGCATAAGGCTCATTTTGCGCTAATTCCACGTCCGCGGGTGGTGATTGGTATTCCTTCTGGGGTAACTGAAGTAGAGAAGCGAGCGGTGGAAGATGCCGCTACTAATGCTGGTGCGCGGTCAGCTTTTTTGATTGAAGAGCCAATGGCGGCTGCTGTGGGGGCAGAATTGCCGGTGCATGATGCGGCTGGCTCGATGATTGTAGATATTGGTGGTGGTACCAGTGAAGTGGCAGTTATTTCTTTGGGTGGCATTGTGGCGTCTCGATCAATTCGGATAGCCGGCGATGAGCTAACAGAAGATATTATTGCTTTTTCTAAGGAAGAGTTTAACCTGCAGGTTGGGGAGCGGACGGCCGAAGCGATTAAGCTATCGGTTGGCTCGGCTTGCGAGCTAGAACATACGCTAGAGGCACCGATTCGTGGTCGCGATATAATTACGGGATTACCAAAGGAAGTTATCATTAACTCTGATCAGGTTCGCACAGCTCTTTCTAAGTCGGTGCGAGCTATAGTAAATGCAGTGAAGGACACTATTGAAGAAACACCACCAGAGTTGATTGCCGATATTATGGATCGGGGTATTCATCTGGCTGGCGGTGGAGCATTATTGCGGGGCTTGGATGAGCTACTCACTCAGCAAACTAAAATGCCGGTGGTAATTGTTGATGATCCATTAACGGCGGTGGCGCGCGGTACAGGGGCTGTTTTAGAGGATATTGATATGCTCAAAGATGTGTTGGTGTCGACGCAGTATGAAAAAATCCCACGCTAGGAGGAGGAAGATATGCAACGCTCAAAGCCTCATACTCGTACTCGAATTATCGTGCTAGTTTCATTAATAATAGTTTCGGTCGTGATAGCTTTTCAATTGTTGGGCTTGTGGCGACCTTTTCGGATTGTGCTTGATACCTTAACCCAGCCTATTGTGCGGGTTTCTTCAGGCTTTGGGCGGTGGGCAGGTAATAATATGGCTACAATTGGTTCGTTGGGGCGCTTGAGCCAAGATAATGCCGACTTGCAACGACGTATTAACGAGAAGGATAGTGAGCTAGTGCGATTGAAGGAGCTAGAGAAAGAGAATGATTTATTGCGAGCTCAATTAAATTTTTCTGAAGAGCAGAAGCTGGACTTAGTAGGGGCACGCGTGGTGGCTTATAGCCCTGATAATGTGCGGCACAATATTACTTTGGATGTTGGTCGATCGGATGGGGTGGAGCCTGGTATGGCAGTGGTTAGTTCGGGGGCGATCATCGGTAAAATTGAACAAGTGCATGACGAAACAAGTGAAGTATTTTTGGTAAGCGATCCAGAATTTCGGGTTCTTTCTATGACGCAAGGTGGTCGAGCTAGAGGTATTGTACGGGGCCAGCTGGGTAGTGGTTTGCGGATGGAGCAGATTGCTCAAAATGAAGTTATTACAACTGGAGAGTATGTGGTTAGTGCTGGTAGTGATAGGGTGCCGAAGGGTTTGCCGATTGGTATTGTTGAGTCAATCGACCGGAGTGATAATGAAATTTTTCAGGCTGCTAATATTAAGCCAATAGTTGATACTAGACGACTGGAAATTGTTTTTGTGGTGAAAGGCTAAAATGATTCGCGCTAGAATCATAATTTTAGCCATAATTATTGGCTTAGTGCAGATAAGTCTGCACGCTATGGATACGAATTGGGTAATCCCAAACTTAGTGCTTATTTTTGTGGTGTGGTTTGCGCCAAAACTAGATTATCTACCAATGACAATGTTGGTAATTTTGTTGAGCGTATTAGTTGAGGTGAGTAGTTTGTTGCCGGTGGGCATTATTACATTGAGTTTATTTTTGGTGATGTTGGCTTCGAAGTTGGTGTTTCGCGGTAGCTATGATACCGATAAGTGGACTTTTCAACTGGCTTTAGTGGCAGTAGCTACAGTGGTATTTAACCTGATTTTTTACGCAACACTACCGGGCGAGGCAATGATTGGTCGACTTGGTTATGTGGGCATACGCATACTGCTGGAGGTGTTGTATAATGGCGCTATACTGTTACTCGTTGTGGGCTTGAGTGATAGGCGCATACAGACCCATCAACATTATCGTTTGCCGCAGTAATTGGTAATTAAGGGGTATATTATCGCTCGATCAATTTTTGGAAATTATAGTGCCGGCCAAGATATGAAGGCATCGCGCAGGGAGCAAAAAGTTACCGATAGTGAAGCTTGGTCGGTAGCAATTCTGCCTGGCAGTGATGAAAATCGTTCTGGTTCAGAGATGAGCTTTGCGCATTTGAAGTGGTTTATTGCGGTGGCCGGCGTAGTTGGTGTGGTGCTTGTAGGTCAGCTCTTTAACTTACAGGTAGTGCAGGGTGCGCGTAATCAGTCGCTAGCCGATGGGAACCGGATTCGCCAAAATGTTATTCGTGCACCGAGAGGGGCGATTTATGATAGTAAGGGTGAGCTCTTGGCACGCAATGTGGCCAACTTTGACTTGGTTGCAACAGCTGCTCGCTTACCGAGAAAAAATGATGAGCGGCGACAAGTGTATGAGCAACTCAGTAAGATTGTTGGGCAGTCACCTGAAGAGATTCAGACTAAAGTTGAAAAGGATGGATCGGCTTCACCGTTACCCACTCTTATTCAGGAGAGTGTACCGCGTGATATAGCGTTGGCTGTTGAAGAGCAAAAAGCCAGTTTGCCAGGGATTGATTTGGATACCAATCCAATTCGTGAGTATTTGGATGGCGGAATGCTAGCTCATTTTTTGGGGTACACAAGCCGTATATCAGCCGAAGATCTAAAGAATAATAAAGATTATCGACCAACCGACTACATAGGTAAGGTCGGTATTGAACGAGCTTATGAAGACGATCTAAAAGGTGAGGCTGGAGCGGAGCAGTCGGAGGTTGATGCAACTGGCAAGCCAATTAAAGTGTTAGCTGCCAAAGATCCGACGGCTGGAAATTCTCTTAATTTAACAATTAACTTTGGCTTGCAGAAGGCAATGAGTGAGGCATTAGCGCGGGAAGCCACGACAGCTGGCTCGGGGCGTGGGGCGGCCGTGGCGATAGATCCACGCAACGGGCAGATTTTAGCTGCAGCTAATTATCCAAACTACGACAATAATCTATTTGCTAAAGGTATTAAGCAGGATGTTTATCAGTCGCTTTTAAATGATCCAAACCGGCCGCTTTTTAATAAAGTGGCGGGTGGAAACTATCCGGTTGGTTCGACGATCAAGCCATTTGTTTCGGCGGCAGCTTTTCAGGAGAATATCATCAATGCCTCCACTACAGTGGTAGACCAGGGCAAGTTAGACATTCCGAATCAGTACGACCCGTCAATCGTTTATACTTTTAAGGGATGGAAGCCCGAAGGTCTGGGAACGGTTGATGTATATCGGGCAATATCGATGAGTTCGGATATTTTTTATTATATGGTTGGCGGTGGCTATCAGAACTTTAAGGGGCTGGGTATTAATCGCTTGTTGGAGTATTACAAAAAATTTGGCTTTGGCACAAAGACTGGCCTAGATATTGGTGATGAAACAGCCGGTTATTTGCCAAGTCCGGCTATTAAGAAGAAAAATACTGGTGAAGATTGGTATGTGGGAGACACTTATAACGTTTCGATTGGTCAGGGTAATTTTATGGCTAGCCCGCTCCAGCTAGCAACAGCACTTTCGACTATCGCTAATGGGGGGACTCTTTATAAACCGTATATGGTAAAGGAGGTGGTTGACGAAAATGGGAAAGTTGTTCGAGAGCTAAAACCTCAAGTGGTGCGCTCCGACTTTATTAAGCCAGAATACATCAATATGGTGCAAAAAGGCATGCGTCAAACTATGGAATCGGGTACTGGCTGTTGTTCAACAAATCGAGAAGTGCCAGTACCGGTGGCTGGCAAGAGTGGGACGGCCGAAACTAGCTCGGAGGGGTTTGACGTAAAAAATAAGCGCTCACGTCCGCATGCCTGGTTTGAGGCTTATGCGCCGTATGATAAGCCAGAAATTTTAGTAGTAGCCTTGGTAGAATATTCTGGTGAGGGTGCAGAATTTGCTTTGCCGGTGGTACGCGATTCATTGAAATGGTATTTTACAGAAGGGAAGAAATAACTGCTAAAATTTGCTTGACGTAGAGATATGTAGCGTGCAATAATACGTTCCGACAAGGATTAAAACCTGGTGGAGCAAATTCTGTAAGGCTCAGTGATTTGAGGCCTTTTTTTCTTAGAGATGTTCCATATGGAGGAGGGTACAAGGAGTTATTATGAATAAAAAAGCAATTTATGTTACTCGTGAGGGAATAGAAAAATTACGAGCCGAGCTTGATGATTTGGTTAATGTGCAACGTAAGAAGATAGCCACCTCTTTAAAGGAAGCCAAGGAGTTTGGTGATCTATCTGAGAACGCAAGCTGGGATGATGCTAAGGAGCGCCAAGCTTTTATTGAGGGGCGAATTGCTGAGATTGAAAATATCCTAAAGAATGTTGTAGCCATCGAAAAAGGTAATGCTAATAAAGTTGACGTCGGCTCAACGGTGCATGTTGAACTAGAAAGTGGCACCCAAGAGTTTCAGATTGTTGGATCGACCGAAGCTGATCCTACGGCTGGCAAGATTTCAAATGAAAGTCCGATTGGCAAAGCTCTACTCGGGAAAAAACCTGGTGACGAGGTAGAGGTGGAAGTTCCGGCTGGCATAATCGTATATAAGATTCAAAAAATTAGCTAATAAAATAGAATCATTTAGGATTAAGGCCACTCTAAGCGGAACAGAGTGGCTTTTTTTTAGGGTAGATATAATAGAAAACTGGTAAGATAGTAAGGATATGGATAATCAGACTTCAAAATATTGGCTTAATACAATTTTAGACAAAATTACTGCTCGTAAGTCGAGCGGTAGGATTTTAGTGGCTTCGGGCATTACTCCATCTGGGCCCTATCACGTGGGTCATGCACGCGAGATTCTAACTGCTGAGGCCATACGTCGCGGATTGGAGGGGCAGAACCGAGAAGCCTTACATATCCATAATGTTGACGACTCGGATGTTCTACGCAAGCGCTATCCGTATTTACCGGAGTCTTTTGAAAAAGAGGTGGGTAAGCCAGTCTATTTAGTCCCTGCACCAGATGGCAGTACTGGTAGCTATGCTGATTATTATTTCTCGGAGTATGCTAGTGCAGCAAAAAAGCT is drawn from bacterium and contains these coding sequences:
- a CDS encoding LPXTG cell wall anchor domain-containing protein; its protein translation is MSETTIDGKHALTLTYTIIDNGELDLDPTAGTISDPVGLAVSNSTYDQLASTGENTQPILLTAVLLLVSGMIMIAGVLWAFSRRKIHIQGGR
- a CDS encoding leucine-rich repeat protein, coding for MRNSRLIKLTALTRLASLTKNTNYLLLSVLITLTSLLPILLPATATAAPSTPPDSCFSFNSGTQTIEDYYDYEANNNSNPACTREVIIPSAIGGNLVTTIGYEAFSQNQLTSVTIPNSVTSISGEAFSSNQLTSITIPNSVTTIGYSAFADNQLTSVVIPNSVTSIGSGTFRDNQLTSVTIEGSITTAGGNEFSSNPIQTFTYGLDTYTSSDPLTEDCFAFDGSNIITGFNKADIATIRDHSNACLNPNVNIPSTIGGNSVTTIGNEVFMLSQISNVNIPNSVTSIGFAAFVGNRLTSVTFPNTLSTIGGYAFNHNQITEVTIPDSVTTLGLLAFDLQTKPGGTSLMDLQMSGLDPQVTQAFIDSVIYTNIYASPSQVTALSLADSELTEADIMSEDINADGDQTDIISGQLINPSRVTATYKDTNGNTIAPSTTATGTGLSSYLAVDNPTNDLGLYYRAGGSYTVPTAPTIAGYTIQTTPSNIASLSAGDNQINYIYTANSNNEDNTLSTPLSNNTTSYLVLPDDVTNPSFTTTPTNTIPSDTAYSFPTSLVSFQFDTTPGSTKAITLYFDLPGNPSDYTARKYDTNNHSFSTITSATITRETYNNKSLLKLTYNITDGGLLDQDHTINGTIIDPVGLATNTVGAPQTGVERWGSGWVEDALDGIVAFGIGLWKQRTALGWF
- a CDS encoding site-2 protease family protein; protein product: MVLIILLVLFIFSALVIAHEWGHFIVARRNGIRVHEFGIGFPPKLWGKKKGETLYTINLLPLGGFVRLEGEDNESKGPKSFASKSLWVKTKVLMAGVAMNALIAYVIFVYLAATGIPQIFPFEMPNFGFVQPIQAEAPKLVIFQVGEGSAAESAGLSTGDTLVSLNGRSFTNESDLKAYTTEIKGQKATVVFIQAGEQKTREVTLGADADKGVLGVVALPQAKEKYTWYAAPFAAIGLMWQSLVATVVAFLGAIWTLISRATVAETVTGPVGVTAVFGQVVKFGLDYVLVLVASISISLAVINALPLPALDGGRLFLLVLRRIGIPISEKQEGWVHLAGFALLIIFGIIIAISDITRFF
- a CDS encoding CPBP family intramembrane metalloprotease, with protein sequence MRIRVLPSRVTAWRESVPFDARDALAALSLPIILPVLAYLTIEFWYKLGFLPSWIQPILGGSPIALALQYALTLVTEIIILLVLVKKRGAGKLGLGLRRTSDVWYLVAFGLYFAQIALIIAIFAVVNVLLPGVDTEQEQAVFEFGRNGWGFWLAAISSVVIAPIIEELLFRGILFAGLARRWPVWLAAVLSSLAFALLHGQVNVGIYTFILGMLLSWCYVRSGSLYPGMLVHFLNNLVAFALLTQASG
- a CDS encoding rod shape-determining protein; translated protein: MKLPRVRLPEFIGRLSHDIGIDLGTANTLVYLRGKGIIIDEPSVVAVNNKTRQILAIGDEAKRMVGKTPANIVASRPLVDGVVSDFEVTEQMLKYFINKVHKAHFALIPRPRVVIGIPSGVTEVEKRAVEDAATNAGARSAFLIEEPMAAAVGAELPVHDAAGSMIVDIGGGTSEVAVISLGGIVASRSIRIAGDELTEDIIAFSKEEFNLQVGERTAEAIKLSVGSACELEHTLEAPIRGRDIITGLPKEVIINSDQVRTALSKSVRAIVNAVKDTIEETPPELIADIMDRGIHLAGGGALLRGLDELLTQQTKMPVVIVDDPLTAVARGTGAVLEDIDMLKDVLVSTQYEKIPR
- the mreC gene encoding rod shape-determining protein MreC; this encodes MQRSKPHTRTRIIVLVSLIIVSVVIAFQLLGLWRPFRIVLDTLTQPIVRVSSGFGRWAGNNMATIGSLGRLSQDNADLQRRINEKDSELVRLKELEKENDLLRAQLNFSEEQKLDLVGARVVAYSPDNVRHNITLDVGRSDGVEPGMAVVSSGAIIGKIEQVHDETSEVFLVSDPEFRVLSMTQGGRARGIVRGQLGSGLRMEQIAQNEVITTGEYVVSAGSDRVPKGLPIGIVESIDRSDNEIFQAANIKPIVDTRRLEIVFVVKG
- the mrdA gene encoding penicillin-binding protein 2 — its product is MKASRREQKVTDSEAWSVAILPGSDENRSGSEMSFAHLKWFIAVAGVVGVVLVGQLFNLQVVQGARNQSLADGNRIRQNVIRAPRGAIYDSKGELLARNVANFDLVATAARLPRKNDERRQVYEQLSKIVGQSPEEIQTKVEKDGSASPLPTLIQESVPRDIALAVEEQKASLPGIDLDTNPIREYLDGGMLAHFLGYTSRISAEDLKNNKDYRPTDYIGKVGIERAYEDDLKGEAGAEQSEVDATGKPIKVLAAKDPTAGNSLNLTINFGLQKAMSEALAREATTAGSGRGAAVAIDPRNGQILAAANYPNYDNNLFAKGIKQDVYQSLLNDPNRPLFNKVAGGNYPVGSTIKPFVSAAAFQENIINASTTVVDQGKLDIPNQYDPSIVYTFKGWKPEGLGTVDVYRAISMSSDIFYYMVGGGYQNFKGLGINRLLEYYKKFGFGTKTGLDIGDETAGYLPSPAIKKKNTGEDWYVGDTYNVSIGQGNFMASPLQLATALSTIANGGTLYKPYMVKEVVDENGKVVRELKPQVVRSDFIKPEYINMVQKGMRQTMESGTGCCSTNREVPVPVAGKSGTAETSSEGFDVKNKRSRPHAWFEAYAPYDKPEILVVALVEYSGEGAEFALPVVRDSLKWYFTEGKK
- the greA gene encoding transcription elongation factor GreA is translated as MNKKAIYVTREGIEKLRAELDDLVNVQRKKIATSLKEAKEFGDLSENASWDDAKERQAFIEGRIAEIENILKNVVAIEKGNANKVDVGSTVHVELESGTQEFQIVGSTEADPTAGKISNESPIGKALLGKKPGDEVEVEVPAGIIVYKIQKIS